A region from the Flavobacteriales bacterium genome encodes:
- a CDS encoding glycosyltransferase: MKVSIITICFNAEAHIDETLRSVVMQDHRDIEHIVVDGGSSDGTMAKVERYREVLAHVVSERDNGVYDAMNKGLHLATGEVVAFVNAGDMIARRDVLTAMVKEFDRNDADVIYGDALMVDPEDITNVRRYWRGGDYDRENFRKGWMPPHLGTYIRRTAYQRFGHFREDLKVSADYELMFRFLYKHRLRARYVPKVLVRFRLGGVSNRSLAHVWRANLEVFKAWKLNGEQVSPLIVVRKPISKLWQYFKRS; this comes from the coding sequence GTGAAGGTTTCCATCATCACCATCTGCTTCAATGCCGAAGCGCACATCGATGAAACGTTGCGCAGCGTGGTGATGCAGGACCATCGCGATATCGAGCACATCGTGGTGGACGGTGGTAGTTCGGACGGGACCATGGCCAAGGTTGAACGCTACCGGGAAGTCCTGGCCCATGTGGTGAGCGAGCGTGACAATGGCGTTTACGATGCCATGAACAAAGGCCTTCACCTTGCAACGGGCGAGGTTGTGGCCTTCGTGAACGCAGGTGACATGATCGCACGAAGGGATGTCCTTACGGCGATGGTCAAGGAGTTCGATCGGAACGATGCCGATGTGATCTACGGCGACGCGTTGATGGTGGATCCCGAGGACATCACCAACGTGAGGCGTTATTGGCGTGGTGGCGACTACGATCGTGAGAACTTCCGCAAGGGTTGGATGCCGCCGCACTTGGGCACGTACATCCGCCGCACCGCCTATCAGCGCTTTGGGCACTTCAGGGAAGACCTGAAGGTGAGCGCCGACTACGAATTGATGTTCCGCTTCCTGTACAAGCACCGCTTGCGTGCGCGGTATGTTCCCAAAGTGCTTGTGCGGTTCCGGTTGGGCGGCGTGAGCAATCGCTCCCTGGCGCACGTCTGGCGGGCCAATTTGGAGGTGTTCAAGGCGTGGAAGTTGAACGGCGAACAGGTCAGCCCGCTCATCGTGGTGCGCAAGCCGATCAGCAAATTGTGGCAGTACTTCAAGCGCAGCTGA
- a CDS encoding DUF3473 domain-containing protein produces MNQRSSPPCVFSVDVEDWFHILDLPSTPPLEKWALLQSDVERNTRRMLDIFREKNVKCTLFFLAWVAERWPHLVREALADGHEIASHGYAHELVYTITRQRFADDIRKAKDIIEQAGGVAVKGYRCPGFSVTQETPWFFDEVRAAGYLYDSSVFPGSRGHGGLPNAKPVPHVISTTHGDLVEFPISLGSLLGKRMYFFGGGYMRFFPYWLISNRVRAVQHEGRSVVFYLHPREIDPAQPRLPMSAKRRFMTYVGLRTTEPKMRRLFDDFRFTTFAELLVEHTRKHPLAHGAC; encoded by the coding sequence TTGAACCAGCGCTCTTCACCTCCTTGCGTTTTCTCCGTCGATGTGGAGGACTGGTTCCACATCCTTGACCTGCCCAGCACACCGCCGCTCGAGAAGTGGGCATTGTTGCAAAGCGATGTGGAGCGCAACACGCGTCGCATGCTGGACATCTTCCGGGAGAAGAACGTGAAGTGCACGCTGTTCTTTTTAGCCTGGGTAGCCGAACGATGGCCGCATCTGGTGCGTGAAGCGTTGGCCGATGGCCACGAGATCGCGAGCCATGGCTACGCGCACGAACTGGTGTACACAATAACCAGGCAACGGTTCGCGGACGACATACGCAAGGCGAAGGACATCATTGAGCAGGCCGGTGGGGTGGCCGTGAAAGGCTATCGTTGCCCGGGCTTCAGCGTCACCCAGGAGACGCCATGGTTCTTCGACGAGGTGCGCGCCGCGGGCTACCTCTACGACAGTAGTGTGTTTCCCGGAAGTCGCGGCCATGGCGGTCTGCCCAATGCCAAGCCGGTGCCGCACGTCATCAGCACTACCCACGGCGACCTCGTGGAATTCCCCATTTCGCTGGGCAGCTTGCTTGGCAAACGCATGTACTTCTTCGGTGGCGGTTACATGCGTTTTTTCCCGTACTGGCTGATCAGTAACCGTGTCCGCGCCGTGCAGCACGAAGGCCGGAGCGTTGTGTTCTACCTGCATCCACGCGAGATCGACCCGGCCCAACCCAGGCTGCCCATGAGCGCCAAGCGCCGCTTCATGACCTACGTCGGTTTGCGAACCACCGAACCCAAGATGCGCCGCCTGTTCGACGACTTCCGCTTCACCACCTTCGCCGAACTGCTTGTCGAGCATACCAGGAAACACCCCCTTGCGCATGGCGCCTGTTGA
- a CDS encoding T9SS type A sorting domain-containing protein: MTPSQTFRIVSSALVIHAATITSAQDTWRRSYGGTGTSVAHSVIETSDGGFLVVGSTGSFGNGSSDIYVLKLDAAGEPAWTRAIGGPGVDSGIGGGELSDGFVVAGTTTTGAFGGYDYYLAKLDFQGDLQWEQSYGGQDWDICHALDVTTDRILLGGVQYGMDSPYGSANVLSLDLSGTTTWSFSLGEPYASQCRGLTATLDDGVVLVGQIDGAGTYSDALMVKLDAQGNQVWSEQHVGDSTDVFHGIVEVPSVGYVAIGNTISQSNVQFIHLYSVDLSGQFVWEQVIGNTVDAGGAAIARAANGDLVLTGYNTLNLGARDMIFTRTEPEGWFLVGNNYGNGQPADGYCIQPTSDGGFVVAGWCEGYGPGIRSVYVVKTDSTGQTDGLDVEPYADPTTVVEHLDTGAVTTSPNPSLLGQSVWVSGFEPAHTYQVEVRDLAGRLVSRLFMRPAGDGLVLTDLPRGQYFVSVLRDGAHFGVERLIVL, translated from the coding sequence ATGACCCCGAGCCAAACCTTCAGGATCGTGTCGAGCGCGTTGGTCATTCACGCAGCCACTATCACCAGTGCGCAGGACACATGGAGAAGGTCTTATGGCGGGACTGGAACGAGTGTTGCCCATTCAGTGATCGAAACCAGTGATGGTGGTTTTCTTGTGGTAGGGAGTACTGGCAGTTTCGGGAATGGCTCATCTGATATCTACGTCTTGAAGCTTGACGCTGCTGGCGAACCTGCATGGACACGCGCAATTGGAGGGCCTGGGGTGGATAGCGGCATAGGCGGCGGCGAACTTTCGGACGGTTTCGTCGTAGCCGGTACTACGACTACTGGGGCTTTTGGGGGTTACGATTACTACTTGGCGAAGCTCGATTTCCAGGGCGACCTTCAATGGGAACAGTCCTATGGAGGGCAGGACTGGGATATCTGCCATGCGCTGGATGTCACGACAGACAGGATACTTCTTGGTGGCGTTCAGTACGGCATGGACTCGCCCTATGGATCGGCCAACGTTCTCTCTTTGGACCTGAGCGGGACGACGACTTGGAGCTTTTCGCTTGGTGAACCCTACGCAAGCCAATGTCGTGGCCTGACCGCAACCTTGGATGATGGGGTGGTGCTTGTCGGTCAGATAGACGGGGCCGGAACCTATTCCGACGCGCTAATGGTCAAGCTTGATGCTCAGGGGAACCAGGTTTGGAGCGAGCAGCACGTTGGGGACAGCACGGATGTGTTCCATGGCATAGTCGAAGTCCCCTCTGTGGGCTATGTGGCTATCGGCAACACGATCAGCCAGTCCAATGTCCAGTTCATTCATCTGTATTCAGTTGACTTGTCCGGACAGTTCGTTTGGGAACAGGTCATTGGAAACACGGTCGACGCAGGGGGGGCGGCTATCGCCCGGGCCGCAAACGGTGATCTCGTGCTCACCGGATACAATACCCTGAACCTTGGGGCCCGGGATATGATCTTCACCCGAACAGAACCAGAGGGTTGGTTCTTAGTAGGTAACAATTACGGCAACGGTCAACCAGCGGATGGGTATTGCATTCAGCCAACCTCAGATGGCGGCTTTGTGGTCGCTGGTTGGTGCGAGGGGTATGGCCCAGGTATTCGTTCCGTGTATGTAGTAAAGACGGACTCCACGGGACAAACAGATGGACTGGATGTTGAGCCGTATGCTGATCCGACGACGGTGGTCGAACACTTAGACACAGGGGCAGTGACCACCTCGCCGAACCCATCGCTACTCGGACAATCCGTTTGGGTCAGTGGGTTCGAACCTGCACACACTTATCAAGTTGAAGTCAGGGACCTTGCTGGCCGCTTGGTTTCGCGCTTATTCATGAGGCCAGCGGGAGACGGACTAGTGCTCACAGACCTTCCGCGAGGACAGTATTTCGTTTCGGTACTGAGGGATGGCGCTCACTTTGGTGTGGAGAGGTTAATTGTCCTCTGA
- a CDS encoding glycosyltransferase family 4 protein gives MTFLFLYTELAPYFLACAERLVRDHGAEVHIVRWPVNKEAPFALQFGDGLKVHDRSQLDDAALLDLVVRINPDAVFASGWVDKGYLRCCRAMRRRGKPTIMCSDTAWRGDLRQLAATIAARLWLKRTFTHAWVTGEAQAKYARKLGFRQEHVRTGFYSADVDRFAPLAAQFQEAKQASFPKRLLCVARYIPTKGHQLLCDVFAKLCNEGVAGEWELWIAGTGELHDDVMRSESGRHPRIKHLGFVQADDMPELLEQCGVFILPSTYEPWGVVVHEHACAGFPLVLSDAVGARERFLGEGRNGWTFRAGDESSLREALLNVFKLNGTTLALMGASSAAIGARWSPAEWAKLAVSLAAPSNRRT, from the coding sequence ATGACCTTCCTCTTCCTCTACACCGAACTCGCCCCGTACTTCCTCGCTTGCGCGGAACGGCTGGTGCGCGACCACGGTGCCGAGGTGCATATAGTGCGGTGGCCGGTGAACAAGGAAGCACCGTTCGCTCTGCAGTTCGGGGATGGCTTGAAGGTGCATGACCGGTCTCAGTTGGACGATGCCGCGTTACTGGACCTGGTGGTGCGAATAAACCCCGACGCGGTCTTCGCCAGTGGCTGGGTGGACAAGGGTTACCTGCGCTGTTGTCGCGCCATGCGGCGTCGCGGAAAACCCACCATCATGTGCAGCGATACGGCTTGGCGTGGTGACCTGCGGCAGCTTGCCGCCACCATTGCAGCGCGGCTCTGGCTCAAGCGCACCTTCACGCATGCGTGGGTAACAGGGGAAGCCCAAGCCAAGTACGCGCGCAAGCTCGGCTTCCGGCAGGAGCACGTCCGCACAGGTTTCTATTCCGCCGATGTGGACCGGTTCGCGCCGTTGGCAGCGCAGTTCCAGGAAGCAAAGCAGGCTTCGTTCCCGAAGCGGCTGCTGTGCGTGGCCCGCTACATACCCACCAAAGGGCATCAGTTGCTCTGCGACGTGTTCGCGAAGCTGTGCAATGAAGGTGTGGCCGGTGAATGGGAGTTGTGGATCGCTGGCACGGGTGAACTCCATGACGATGTAATGCGCTCCGAAAGCGGTCGCCATCCACGCATCAAGCACTTGGGCTTCGTGCAGGCTGATGACATGCCTGAACTATTGGAACAATGCGGTGTGTTCATCCTGCCCAGCACCTACGAGCCTTGGGGTGTGGTGGTGCACGAACATGCATGCGCTGGTTTTCCCCTGGTGCTCAGTGATGCCGTGGGTGCTCGTGAGCGGTTCCTTGGAGAAGGCCGCAACGGTTGGACGTTCCGCGCAGGTGACGAAAGCTCTTTGCGCGAAGCCTTGCTGAACGTGTTCAAGCTGAACGGGACTACGCTCGCCCTGATGGGTGCTTCCTCAGCCGCCATTGGTGCCCGATGGTCACCTGCGGAATGGGCCAAGCTGGCTGTGTCTTTGGCGGCCCCAAGCAACCGAAGAACATGA
- a CDS encoding dialkylresorcinol condensing enzyme DarA produces the protein MKRVLVIHYSQTGQLTRVLDSISAPLLDQGIAVDHLRIEPAVAFDFPWSRMRFFGVFPESVNGDPVELKPFNVPQHDYDLVILGYTIWYLNPSIPVNSFLKHPAAAAVFANKPVLTVIGARNMWVHAQEKVRAMVGGLGGRVVGNILAEDRSPNVVSLVTIIRWMFYGRKDPFLVFPAAGIREQDIAGMSRFGPIIARHLNAGTVAELNADLLAAGSSRIKPSLLVLEKRALKLFAKYRAFIMAGARKGQRSRERRVSTFSIFLPVAAFLLSPLMALSTALMTAVHGGALRKEIEERLRY, from the coding sequence ATGAAGCGCGTGCTCGTCATCCACTACAGCCAGACCGGCCAGCTCACCCGGGTGCTCGATTCCATTTCCGCGCCGCTCTTGGACCAGGGCATCGCTGTGGACCACCTGCGGATCGAACCCGCCGTTGCGTTCGACTTCCCATGGTCGCGCATGCGGTTCTTCGGTGTGTTCCCCGAATCCGTCAATGGTGATCCGGTCGAACTGAAGCCGTTCAACGTGCCGCAGCACGACTATGACCTCGTCATACTCGGCTACACAATCTGGTACCTCAACCCGAGCATTCCGGTCAATTCGTTCCTGAAGCACCCTGCGGCGGCGGCTGTTTTCGCGAACAAGCCGGTCCTCACGGTGATCGGCGCGCGCAACATGTGGGTGCATGCCCAGGAGAAAGTGCGCGCCATGGTGGGCGGGCTCGGTGGCCGGGTGGTGGGTAACATCCTGGCCGAGGACCGCAGCCCCAACGTCGTCAGTTTGGTCACCATTATCCGTTGGATGTTCTACGGGCGTAAGGACCCGTTCCTGGTCTTCCCTGCCGCGGGCATCCGCGAACAGGACATCGCGGGCATGTCCCGCTTCGGCCCGATCATCGCTCGCCATTTGAATGCGGGAACCGTTGCGGAACTCAATGCGGATCTACTGGCTGCCGGTTCCTCGCGCATCAAACCCTCGCTATTGGTGCTGGAGAAACGGGCGCTGAAGCTCTTCGCGAAATACAGGGCGTTCATCATGGCCGGTGCCCGGAAGGGCCAGCGCAGCCGCGAGCGCCGGGTGAGCACCTTCAGCATCTTCCTGCCTGTGGCGGCCTTCCTGCTGTCGCCACTGATGGCCCTGAGCACTGCGTTGATGACCGCGGTGCACGGGGGTGCGCTGCGAAAAGAGATCGAAGAACGCCTGCGCTACTGA
- a CDS encoding metallophosphoesterase, with protein MRSIFGFLVFVGIIVLIDLYAYKGMNTALAGWTDVGRRWMRFIYWAVSIGLIATWVWLFVNIAELRANRNYSFVFSLVAVSMLFFLPKLVVVAFHLVEDLLELLRWAAAKMQPGSEVVTSSGGEKQPISRIRFLSQVGLALATIPFAGVLYGITHGRRNFRVERVTIRSDKLPEQFNGLRVVQISDMHLGSFPTDSDIVQRGIDLINAEEPDLILFTGDLVNDYSEEAEPWLEQLTKLEARIGKFSILGNHDYSDYARYPSREAKAANLERLKKHHATMGFRLMLDERLNIERDGEHIELLGVQNWGTKFQQYGNLAKTVAGSNPERFRLLMSHDPSHWEAQVWAEKIDLMLSGHTHGAQFGISINGQTYSPAQWFYKHWAGLYEHEGMRLYVNRGFGFIGFPGRIGMPPEITVLDLRKA; from the coding sequence ATGCGCAGCATATTCGGATTCCTCGTCTTCGTGGGCATCATCGTGCTCATTGACCTGTATGCCTACAAGGGCATGAACACGGCCCTGGCCGGCTGGACCGACGTGGGTCGGCGCTGGATGCGCTTCATCTATTGGGCCGTCAGCATCGGCCTCATTGCCACTTGGGTGTGGCTGTTCGTGAACATCGCTGAACTGCGGGCCAACCGCAACTACTCGTTCGTGTTCTCGCTCGTGGCCGTGAGCATGCTGTTCTTCCTGCCCAAGCTCGTGGTGGTGGCGTTCCACCTGGTGGAGGACCTACTGGAGCTTCTGCGGTGGGCCGCCGCCAAAATGCAGCCCGGTTCCGAAGTTGTCACTTCGAGCGGAGGCGAGAAGCAACCTATCTCCCGCATCCGTTTCCTCAGCCAAGTGGGTCTTGCGTTGGCCACCATCCCGTTCGCTGGGGTGCTGTACGGCATAACGCACGGCCGCCGGAACTTCAGGGTGGAACGCGTGACGATACGATCGGACAAGTTACCGGAACAGTTCAACGGGCTGCGCGTGGTGCAGATCAGCGACATGCATCTGGGCAGCTTTCCCACCGACAGCGACATCGTTCAGCGTGGTATCGACCTCATCAACGCCGAGGAGCCCGATCTGATCCTCTTCACCGGCGATCTTGTGAACGACTACAGCGAAGAGGCGGAGCCATGGCTTGAGCAGCTTACGAAGCTGGAAGCGCGTATCGGCAAGTTCAGCATCCTGGGCAACCACGATTACAGCGACTACGCCCGCTACCCCAGCCGCGAGGCCAAAGCCGCCAACCTTGAACGCCTGAAGAAGCACCATGCTACCATGGGCTTCCGGCTGATGCTGGATGAACGCCTCAACATCGAGCGGGACGGAGAGCATATTGAGCTCCTGGGCGTTCAGAACTGGGGCACGAAATTCCAGCAGTACGGCAACCTGGCCAAGACAGTGGCGGGCAGCAACCCTGAACGCTTCCGCCTGCTGATGAGCCACGACCCCAGCCACTGGGAAGCGCAGGTGTGGGCCGAGAAGATCGACCTGATGTTGAGCGGGCACACCCACGGGGCGCAGTTCGGCATTTCCATCAACGGCCAGACCTACAGCCCGGCACAGTGGTTCTACAAGCACTGGGCTGGCCTCTACGAGCACGAGGGCATGCGCCTCTACGTCAACCGCGGCTTCGGCTTCATTGGTTTCCCGGGCCGCATCGGTATGCCGCCGGAGATCACGGTGCTGGACCTGCGGAAGGCCTGA
- a CDS encoding glycosyltransferase has product MKPKVLAFIDWYTPGYKAGGPVRSMVNMVDHLSERIDFHIVTSDTEYTETTPYSGITPDRWTTLVGGEHVWYASTGGTNKGAWKRLLEEQEWSCVYVNGLYSRWFSIMPLWLLNGGKQRRVVAPRGMLASGMMEHGRFKKRAFLAGMRTFGCYKGVEFQATNAEEEQDIRHWLEPDGVVHSIPNLGRMPVAHSTQQRAKVPGELKLLSVARIAKEKNTLFAIQCLRGLTGGITFDLYGPIYDEDYWRQCQEAMAQLPPNVHVSHKGTAHPEEVPGLMDEYDLLFMPSQGENFGHTMAEALARGLPLLISNRTPWKGLEAAHAGWDLPLDDRAAFVKALHLAVELDELGQTKLRDGALAMAARYLAAPEVVERTARMLIP; this is encoded by the coding sequence ATGAAGCCCAAGGTGCTCGCCTTCATCGATTGGTACACGCCCGGCTACAAGGCCGGTGGTCCGGTGCGAAGCATGGTGAACATGGTGGACCACTTGAGCGAGCGCATCGACTTCCACATCGTGACGAGCGATACCGAGTACACGGAGACGACGCCGTATTCCGGTATCACCCCGGACCGGTGGACCACATTGGTGGGCGGAGAGCACGTATGGTACGCATCCACCGGTGGCACCAACAAAGGCGCTTGGAAGCGCTTGTTGGAGGAGCAGGAGTGGAGTTGCGTGTACGTCAACGGGCTCTACTCGCGGTGGTTCAGTATCATGCCGTTGTGGTTGCTGAACGGCGGCAAGCAGCGCCGGGTGGTTGCACCCCGCGGCATGCTCGCCAGCGGAATGATGGAGCACGGACGGTTCAAGAAGCGGGCTTTCCTGGCAGGGATGCGCACCTTCGGATGCTACAAGGGCGTGGAGTTCCAGGCGACGAACGCTGAAGAGGAACAGGACATCAGGCACTGGCTCGAACCGGATGGCGTGGTCCATTCCATCCCGAACTTGGGCCGCATGCCGGTAGCACACAGCACCCAACAACGCGCCAAGGTCCCGGGTGAACTGAAGCTGCTGAGCGTGGCCCGCATTGCCAAGGAGAAGAACACACTCTTCGCCATCCAGTGCCTGCGAGGGCTAACGGGTGGTATCACGTTCGACCTGTACGGTCCTATCTATGATGAGGACTACTGGCGCCAATGCCAAGAAGCCATGGCCCAACTACCACCGAACGTCCATGTGAGCCACAAAGGCACGGCGCATCCGGAGGAAGTCCCGGGGTTGATGGACGAATACGACCTGCTTTTCATGCCGAGCCAGGGGGAGAACTTCGGGCACACCATGGCCGAGGCGCTGGCTCGCGGGCTTCCGCTGCTCATTAGCAACCGCACGCCGTGGAAGGGGCTGGAAGCCGCCCATGCCGGGTGGGACCTGCCACTGGACGACCGGGCGGCTTTCGTGAAGGCACTGCACCTCGCAGTGGAGTTGGATGAACTTGGCCAAACAAAGCTGCGCGACGGTGCTCTCGCCATGGCAGCACGATATTTGGCGGCTCCCGAAGTTGTTGAACGAACCGCACGAATGCTGATCCCATGA
- a CDS encoding FKBP-type peptidyl-prolyl cis-trans isomerase — MTFRIATATMALTILSACSNDVTGQKGGRTDLKTTIDSVSYAIGHDYGSNLRSELMRSSMDSMSHVAMAAGFQDALDSAAGVDKEKLTATLNAFLIKKQQEVMAAEQKKGEANIKAGEAYLTENGKRPGVITTETGLQYEVLQEGTGPKPTIEDVVKVHYSGKTIDGNEFDSSYKRGAPTEYPVKDWIKGFTEVLQIMHVGSRYKVYVPSNLAYGAQSPTPAIPAYSTLVFEMELVEIVKK, encoded by the coding sequence ATGACTTTCCGGATCGCCACGGCCACGATGGCCCTCACCATCCTCAGTGCTTGCTCCAACGACGTCACCGGCCAGAAAGGCGGACGCACCGACCTGAAGACCACCATTGACTCCGTGAGCTATGCGATCGGTCACGACTACGGCTCCAACCTTCGCTCGGAGCTGATGAGGAGCAGCATGGACTCCATGAGCCATGTGGCCATGGCCGCAGGTTTCCAAGATGCACTGGACAGCGCGGCCGGTGTTGACAAGGAGAAGCTCACCGCCACCCTGAACGCCTTCCTCATCAAGAAGCAGCAGGAGGTGATGGCAGCTGAGCAGAAGAAGGGCGAAGCCAATATCAAAGCCGGGGAAGCTTACCTGACCGAGAACGGGAAGCGTCCGGGTGTGATCACCACTGAAACCGGTCTGCAATACGAAGTGCTGCAGGAAGGCACGGGCCCGAAACCGACGATCGAGGATGTGGTGAAGGTGCACTACAGCGGCAAGACCATCGATGGCAACGAATTCGACAGCAGCTACAAGCGCGGAGCTCCGACGGAGTACCCCGTGAAGGATTGGATCAAAGGCTTCACCGAAGTCCTTCAGATCATGCACGTAGGCTCACGTTACAAGGTCTATGTCCCCAGCAACCTGGCTTACGGCGCGCAAAGCCCTACACCCGCAATACCGGCCTACAGCACGCTGGTTTTCGAGATGGAGTTGGTGGAGATCGTGAAGAAGTAG
- a CDS encoding glycosyltransferase family 39 protein translates to MEIGASDLPGEPSRSIERSAWLPFLPDWVFAVLLVGFIGAKAAYLNLPYYWDEAWVYAPAVHAMHASGPTLLPDNISTSLSRGHPLMFHFLGSLWLSVFGPSRESSHAFVLVTAAILLVFVYRWVAKLSGKWSGIAAAAVVGGNESFLAQSGILLPESLLALFTLLSFAAYHSDRLWLYALASSACVLTKESGVVIVFGLVCWHLYAMIRDAQQGLEQRRRWRWLLVLLLPVGVLSSFLFYQRVRFGWFLFPEHTQLVSLNLKDVIYKLKLCHAFLFEWNGMEAATYAFAFVFPLAWRGWNRWWLLAAGLALVAAIKILYGRWGLPQDFTIPAVLACLFLYQVLFLEKLRMANRVLGAVVSSGLACVVAFSLFSALNFYTERYLLCLIPLIAVVFIPALEFALRDYPKPVFAGVALCVLFPIAWSIGKQGGIKDVNLNYADDIRARQRVIRLCESLGLKDDPVAGSFLELYYMTDPLLGYLSGESVFTNVQSSIGAETEFAIVSSVTSAEELLRAHRSGLRVLNVQVSGSAWCALLGRTTTHPAAPPPVGSSASGR, encoded by the coding sequence ATGGAGATTGGAGCAAGCGATCTTCCCGGTGAGCCCAGTAGGTCAATTGAGCGGAGTGCTTGGCTGCCATTCCTGCCTGATTGGGTATTCGCGGTTCTGTTGGTCGGCTTCATTGGAGCCAAGGCAGCGTACCTAAACCTGCCCTACTACTGGGACGAAGCTTGGGTCTATGCACCTGCGGTCCATGCCATGCACGCATCCGGACCTACTCTGCTTCCCGACAACATCAGCACGTCTCTTTCAAGAGGACATCCCCTGATGTTTCATTTTCTCGGGAGTCTCTGGTTATCCGTGTTCGGTCCGTCGCGCGAATCGTCGCACGCGTTCGTGCTTGTCACCGCCGCAATACTGTTGGTCTTCGTGTATCGGTGGGTTGCAAAGCTGAGCGGCAAGTGGTCGGGCATTGCGGCTGCGGCCGTTGTTGGCGGTAACGAATCCTTCTTGGCTCAGAGCGGTATCCTGTTGCCCGAGTCCCTACTGGCGTTGTTCACCCTGCTCTCGTTCGCCGCTTACCACTCTGATCGACTCTGGTTGTACGCTCTAGCGTCCTCCGCCTGCGTGCTTACAAAAGAGTCCGGCGTGGTGATCGTGTTTGGCCTGGTCTGCTGGCACCTCTACGCAATGATCAGGGATGCTCAGCAAGGATTGGAACAAAGACGACGATGGAGATGGTTGCTAGTGCTTCTCCTACCCGTGGGCGTGCTTTCGAGTTTCCTCTTCTACCAAAGGGTCCGGTTCGGCTGGTTCCTTTTTCCCGAGCATACTCAACTCGTGAGTTTGAACCTTAAGGACGTCATCTACAAACTGAAGCTGTGCCACGCCTTCCTATTCGAATGGAACGGAATGGAGGCAGCCACCTATGCGTTCGCCTTCGTCTTCCCGTTAGCATGGCGCGGTTGGAACCGCTGGTGGTTATTGGCAGCGGGTCTTGCCTTGGTGGCGGCAATCAAAATTCTCTACGGGCGCTGGGGTCTGCCACAGGATTTCACGATCCCAGCCGTACTCGCCTGTCTTTTCTTGTACCAAGTTCTCTTCTTGGAGAAACTGAGAATGGCGAACCGTGTTCTAGGGGCAGTTGTCTCTTCCGGGTTGGCTTGCGTTGTTGCCTTCTCGCTGTTCTCGGCGTTGAACTTCTACACGGAGCGCTATCTCCTATGCCTGATCCCACTGATCGCTGTGGTGTTCATTCCTGCACTCGAATTCGCATTGCGCGATTACCCTAAGCCCGTCTTTGCCGGTGTAGCGCTTTGCGTCCTGTTTCCGATAGCGTGGTCCATCGGCAAACAAGGCGGCATCAAAGACGTCAACCTAAACTATGCCGACGACATCCGTGCACGGCAAAGGGTCATTCGCCTGTGTGAGTCGCTGGGACTGAAGGATGACCCGGTGGCTGGATCCTTCTTGGAACTGTACTACATGACCGATCCGCTCCTTGGCTACCTCTCTGGCGAATCAGTGTTTACCAATGTCCAAAGTTCTATCGGGGCTGAAACAGAGTTTGCGATCGTTTCAAGCGTGACCAGTGCAGAGGAACTTTTGCGCGCCCATCGATCTGGTCTAAGGGTTCTCAATGTTCAGGTCTCCGGTTCAGCGTGGTGTGCTCTATTGGGTCGAACCACCACCCACCCCGCTGCCCCACCGCCCGTGGGATCTTCGGCTTCCGGCCGCTGA
- the wcaF gene encoding colanic acid biosynthesis acetyltransferase WcaF: MNGERRSVDLSRFDNSDFSIGAGAVKYTLWYFTNALFFLNPLFPFRTPKPWLLRLFGAKVGKGVVIHPRVNIKFPWKLTIGDHCWIGQAAWLDNIDKLTLEDHVVISQGAMIIIGSHDYKKVDYPTMSKPVVLERGCWVGAGAMVLLGVRMKTHSVLAACSVATTDLEPYMIYRGNPAKPARERVISE, from the coding sequence ATGAACGGAGAACGCCGCTCGGTGGACCTCAGCCGGTTCGACAACTCCGACTTCAGCATCGGTGCTGGCGCCGTCAAGTACACGCTCTGGTACTTCACCAACGCGTTGTTCTTCCTAAACCCGCTGTTCCCTTTCCGCACACCGAAGCCCTGGTTGCTCCGGCTCTTTGGTGCCAAGGTGGGCAAGGGGGTGGTCATCCACCCGCGTGTCAACATCAAGTTCCCTTGGAAGCTCACCATCGGCGACCATTGCTGGATCGGCCAGGCGGCTTGGCTGGACAACATCGACAAACTCACTTTGGAAGACCATGTGGTGATCAGCCAAGGCGCCATGATCATCATCGGTAGCCACGACTACAAGAAGGTCGATTACCCGACGATGAGCAAGCCGGTCGTGCTTGAACGTGGGTGCTGGGTGGGCGCGGGGGCCATGGTGCTCCTTGGGGTGCGCATGAAAACCCACAGCGTGCTGGCGGCCTGCAGTGTGGCCACCACCGACCTGGAACCCTACATGATCTATCGTGGCAACCCCGCCAAGCCGGCCCGTGAACGGGTCATCAGCGAGTGA